A stretch of Streptococcus sp. oral taxon 061 DNA encodes these proteins:
- the eno gene encoding surface-displayed alpha-enolase, producing MSIITDVYAREVLDSRGNPTLEVEVYTESGAFGRGMVPSGASTGEHEAVELRDGDKSRYGGLGTQKAVDNVNNIIAEAIIGYDVRDQQAIDRAMIALDGTPNKGKLGANAILGVSIAVARAAADYLEIPLYSYLGGFNTKVLPTPMMNIINGGSHSDAPIAFQEFMIVPAGAPTFKEALRWGAEIFHALKKILKSRGLETAVGDEGGFAPRFEGTEDGVETILAAIEAAGYVPGKDVFIGFDCASSEFYDKERQVYDYTKFEGEGAAVRTAAEQIDYLEELVNKYPIITIEDGMDENDWDGWKALTERLGGKVQLVGDDFFVTNTSYLEKGIAEGAANSILIKVNQIGTLTETFDAIEMAKEAGYTAVVSHRSGETEDSTIADIAVATNAGQIKTGSLSRTDRIAKYNQLLRIEDQLGEVAEYRGLKSFYNLKK from the coding sequence ATGTCAATTATTACTGATGTTTACGCTCGCGAAGTCCTAGACTCACGCGGTAACCCAACACTTGAAGTAGAAGTTTACACTGAATCAGGTGCTTTCGGACGTGGTATGGTTCCATCAGGAGCTTCTACTGGTGAACACGAAGCAGTTGAACTTCGCGACGGTGACAAATCTCGTTACGGTGGTCTTGGTACACAAAAAGCTGTTGACAACGTAAATAACATCATTGCTGAAGCTATTATCGGCTACGATGTACGTGACCAACAAGCTATCGACCGTGCTATGATCGCTCTTGACGGTACTCCTAATAAAGGTAAATTGGGTGCAAACGCAATCCTTGGTGTGTCTATCGCTGTAGCTCGCGCTGCTGCTGACTACCTTGAAATCCCACTTTACAGCTACCTTGGTGGATTCAACACTAAAGTTCTTCCAACTCCAATGATGAACATCATCAACGGTGGTTCTCACTCAGATGCTCCAATCGCTTTCCAAGAATTCATGATCGTACCTGCTGGTGCACCTACATTCAAAGAAGCTCTTCGTTGGGGTGCTGAAATCTTCCACGCTCTTAAGAAAATCCTTAAATCTCGTGGTCTTGAAACAGCTGTAGGTGACGAAGGTGGATTTGCTCCTCGTTTCGAAGGAACTGAAGATGGTGTTGAAACTATCCTTGCTGCTATCGAAGCTGCTGGTTATGTTCCAGGTAAAGACGTATTTATCGGATTTGACTGTGCTTCATCAGAATTCTACGATAAAGAACGTCAAGTATACGACTACACTAAATTCGAAGGTGAAGGAGCTGCTGTACGTACTGCTGCAGAACAAATCGACTACCTTGAAGAATTGGTAAACAAATACCCAATCATCACTATCGAAGATGGTATGGACGAAAACGACTGGGACGGTTGGAAAGCTCTTACTGAACGTCTTGGTGGTAAAGTTCAATTGGTTGGTGACGACTTCTTCGTAACAAACACTTCATACCTTGAAAAAGGTATCGCAGAAGGTGCTGCTAACTCAATCCTTATCAAAGTTAACCAAATCGGTACTCTTACTGAAACATTCGACGCTATCGAAATGGCGAAAGAAGCTGGTTACACTGCTGTTGTATCACACCGTTCAGGTGAAACTGAAGATTCAACAATCGCTGACATCGCAGTTGCAACAAACGCAGGACAAATCAAGACTGGTTCACTTTCACGTACTGACCGTATCGCTAAATACAACCAATTGCTTCGTATCGAAGATCAACTTGGTGAAGTAGCTGAATATCGTGGATTGAAATCATTCTACAACTTGAAAAAATAA
- the xseA gene encoding exodeoxyribonuclease VII large subunit, with protein MGKYLSVTTLTKYLKMKFDKDPYLERVYLTGQVSNFRKRPTHQYFSLKDDRAVIQATIWSGIYQKLGFDLEEGMKINVIGRVQVYEPSGSYSIIIEKAEPDGVGALAIQFEQLKKKLSEEGLFQERFKQAIPQFAKRIGVVTSRSGAVIQDIITTVSRRFPGVKIVLYPTKVQGEGAAEEIARNIARANEREDLDVLIIGRGGGSIEDLWAFNEEIVVRSIFESRLPIISSVGHETDVTLSDFVADKRAATPTAAAELATPVTKLDLLTYLKNQEKRMATAVQNTLSKKKEALRTLSQSVIFRQPERLYDGYLQRLDQLQLRLKQSINTELVRQQQKVLEQVHHLEQLSPNVKIQRYQDRLLQLEKLLRSQMAVVYDAKVAEVKRLSEALLMLDTSRIVARGYAIVKKGDAVVSSAKDLKKTDQVTLMMRDGQVELEVKDVKTEEI; from the coding sequence ATGGGAAAGTATTTATCGGTAACAACTTTGACCAAGTATTTGAAAATGAAATTCGATAAAGACCCATACTTGGAGAGGGTCTATTTAACTGGTCAGGTTTCTAACTTTCGAAAGCGTCCAACTCACCAATACTTTTCTCTAAAAGATGATCGAGCTGTTATCCAAGCAACCATATGGTCTGGTATCTATCAGAAACTTGGGTTCGACTTGGAAGAAGGCATGAAGATTAATGTTATCGGCCGAGTTCAAGTCTATGAACCAAGTGGGAGTTATTCAATTATTATTGAAAAGGCAGAGCCTGATGGTGTAGGGGCTCTTGCGATTCAGTTCGAACAATTAAAAAAGAAATTATCAGAAGAAGGCCTTTTTCAAGAACGCTTTAAACAAGCAATCCCTCAGTTTGCAAAACGCATCGGGGTTGTGACTAGTCGTAGTGGTGCTGTTATACAGGATATTATTACTACCGTTAGCAGACGTTTTCCAGGGGTAAAGATTGTTTTATATCCTACCAAGGTTCAAGGCGAAGGGGCAGCAGAGGAGATTGCCCGTAACATTGCTAGAGCTAATGAACGAGAAGACTTGGATGTTCTTATCATTGGTCGAGGTGGTGGATCAATTGAAGATCTTTGGGCTTTTAACGAAGAGATTGTAGTGCGTTCTATCTTTGAATCGCGTCTTCCTATTATTTCAAGTGTTGGCCACGAAACAGATGTAACCTTATCAGACTTTGTGGCTGATAAGAGAGCCGCAACACCAACTGCAGCAGCAGAGTTAGCTACACCTGTGACTAAGTTAGATCTACTGACCTACCTTAAAAATCAAGAGAAACGAATGGCTACTGCTGTACAAAATACTTTATCAAAGAAAAAAGAAGCCTTGAGAACGCTTAGTCAATCAGTCATCTTCAGGCAACCAGAGCGTTTATATGATGGATATCTGCAACGCTTGGATCAGTTGCAATTACGTCTCAAACAAAGTATTAATACAGAACTTGTCAGACAACAACAAAAAGTCTTGGAACAAGTTCATCATCTAGAACAGTTATCACCAAATGTCAAGATTCAGCGTTACCAGGACCGCCTGCTACAACTGGAAAAGTTACTTCGTAGTCAAATGGCGGTAGTTTATGATGCCAAGGTTGCTGAGGTGAAACGCTTGTCAGAAGCGCTACTCATGTTAGATACTAGTCGTATCGTAGCCAGAGGTTATGCGATTGTGAAAAAAGGGGATGCCGTAGTATCGTCAGCAAAAGATTTGAAAAAAACTGATCAAGTAACGTTAATGATGCGAGATGGTCAGGTAGAATTAGAGGTTAAAGATGTCAAAACAGAAGAAATTTGA